A portion of the Candidatus Paceibacterota bacterium genome contains these proteins:
- a CDS encoding aldo/keto reductase: protein MEMRRAGRSGLLLSRLGLGTMTWGRDTDEHEAADQCRAYLDAGGNFLDTAALYGDGDSERLIGGFIGTLFKRDEVHIGTKAGISFESGERVVNASRHSLIAELDRSLSRLNTDFVDLWQVHVWDPMTPLEDTLSALDYAYSSGRARYVGLSNYSGWQSARAISLQEASPTKAPIASLQNEYSLLNRGIEKEVLPCALDLDVGILAWSPLGRGVLTGKYRLGTPSDSRGASPHFAGFVEPYLDERGIRIVEAVNVAADGLGYSPLEVALAWVRDRPGVTSAIVGARTGAQLRGILTSEEIFLPHIVRSALDDASDV from the coding sequence ATGGAAATGCGCAGAGCGGGAAGGAGTGGATTGCTTCTTTCTCGTCTGGGTCTGGGCACGATGACTTGGGGCCGGGATACCGACGAGCACGAAGCCGCCGACCAATGCCGCGCTTATCTTGATGCGGGTGGTAATTTTCTTGATACCGCGGCGCTATATGGGGATGGCGATAGCGAAAGACTTATCGGCGGCTTCATCGGAACACTTTTTAAGCGAGATGAAGTCCATATTGGAACGAAGGCAGGAATTTCCTTTGAATCTGGAGAAAGAGTCGTTAACGCCTCACGGCACTCACTCATTGCAGAGTTAGATCGTTCTCTCAGCCGTCTCAATACGGATTTTGTAGATCTTTGGCAGGTACATGTATGGGATCCGATGACCCCGCTAGAAGACACGCTCTCCGCATTGGACTACGCATACTCCAGTGGACGTGCGCGTTATGTTGGTCTTTCGAATTACTCTGGATGGCAAAGTGCGCGCGCTATTTCTCTTCAAGAAGCTTCTCCGACGAAGGCACCTATTGCATCTCTTCAGAACGAATACTCCTTGCTCAACCGGGGAATTGAAAAGGAAGTCCTCCCCTGCGCACTCGATCTGGATGTCGGTATTTTGGCGTGGTCTCCCCTGGGTCGAGGAGTATTGACGGGAAAATACCGATTAGGCACCCCAAGTGACTCACGTGGGGCTAGTCCACATTTCGCGGGTTTTGTGGAGCCATATCTTGACGAGCGAGGAATTCGAATTGTCGAAGCAGTGAATGTCGCCGCTGACGGTTTAGGTTACTCACCTTTGGAAGTGGCACTTGCATGGGTGCGAGATCGTCCGGGTGTGACCAGCGCAATTGTTGGCGCCCGTACTGGCGCGCAACTGCGCGGAATCCTTACTTCAGAAGAAATTTTCCTACCGCATATAGTTCGAAGCGCGTTAGATGACGCTTCGGACGTTTAA